A DNA window from Micromonospora inyonensis contains the following coding sequences:
- a CDS encoding CU044_5270 family protein, with product MNSADEVRQLLGGLDPARDSRPEDEERRTRDLARILATDRADRPARRAMPRRRLVLTAGAVVLAMAAGAVVLETTRDPQPAYAATPAILTYGPPASTEPARARLRRLAEVAAGQPAPQRPAGTVEYLESANWFLNSSVTGGRTTSAVVPEQWRSWRTDDNAGRQIWKALPPTFRSDEDRREWKKRGGRTNSSEKTRDYAAGEFHRWRGPVPTDATTLRAWLTAGAPAPEAPVQYLEAIAELAGVRLLNPAQRAAALRLLADLPGITVTGTVTDRAGRSGEAFSITSDAHGLPAQYTVIVDPTSGALLGYEAVLTETAGMLNVTIPAVITYRSYLVAEYATMPR from the coding sequence ATGAACTCTGCCGATGAGGTACGTCAACTGTTGGGCGGCTTGGATCCCGCACGGGACAGCCGGCCCGAGGACGAGGAGCGTCGTACGCGCGACCTGGCGCGAATCCTCGCCACCGACCGCGCGGATCGTCCGGCCAGACGGGCGATGCCACGACGCCGTCTCGTGCTGACGGCTGGCGCGGTGGTCCTGGCGATGGCCGCTGGTGCGGTAGTGCTGGAGACGACTCGGGATCCGCAGCCGGCGTACGCGGCCACCCCCGCGATCCTCACCTACGGCCCGCCGGCGAGCACGGAACCGGCCAGAGCCCGGCTGCGGCGCCTGGCGGAGGTGGCGGCGGGACAGCCGGCACCGCAGCGGCCAGCCGGTACAGTCGAGTACCTGGAGTCGGCGAACTGGTTCCTGAATTCCTCTGTCACCGGCGGGCGGACGACGTCCGCTGTCGTACCGGAGCAGTGGCGATCCTGGCGGACCGACGACAACGCCGGCCGGCAGATCTGGAAGGCACTGCCCCCGACGTTCCGTTCTGACGAGGACCGCCGGGAGTGGAAGAAGCGCGGCGGCCGGACCAACTCGTCGGAGAAGACACGCGACTACGCGGCCGGCGAGTTCCACCGCTGGCGGGGCCCGGTGCCCACGGACGCCACCACGCTGCGCGCTTGGCTCACCGCTGGCGCGCCCGCGCCGGAGGCCCCAGTGCAGTACCTGGAGGCTATCGCCGAACTCGCCGGCGTGCGGCTGCTGAATCCGGCGCAGCGCGCGGCGGCACTCAGGCTTCTCGCTGACCTGCCAGGTATCACGGTGACCGGCACTGTCACCGACCGCGCCGGGCGGTCCGGGGAGGCGTTCTCGATCACTTCTGACGCCCATGGTCTACCCGCCCAGTACACCGTGATCGTTGACCCGACCTCCGGCGCGTTGCTTGGATACGAGGCGGTGCTGACCGAGACGGCGGGCATGTTGAACGTGACGATCCCCGCGGTGATCACCTACCGGTCGTACCTGGTCGCCGAGTACGCCACCATGCCCCGCTGA
- a CDS encoding RNA polymerase sigma factor: MVMSQLVPDISTVGGAMDGSEDRFTELYERHHGDVWRYAARRVGGSDVGDVVAEVFLVAWRRLHEVPAESALPWLYGVARLVLANEARGRRRWRELTLRVAAEPNQSVAVDHADEVISQRDVAVAFDQVSEADREVLRLVAWERLTVAEAAVVLGCSRATFAMRLMRARRRLRTRLGVVGVEAGQAPQTAPSMSNGGR; this comes from the coding sequence GTGGTGATGTCGCAGCTGGTGCCGGACATAAGCACAGTAGGAGGTGCCATGGACGGCAGCGAAGACCGCTTCACCGAGTTGTACGAGCGCCACCACGGTGATGTGTGGCGGTATGCGGCTCGGCGGGTCGGCGGGTCTGACGTCGGCGATGTGGTTGCCGAGGTCTTCCTCGTCGCGTGGCGCCGCCTGCATGAGGTACCGGCGGAGTCGGCCCTGCCGTGGTTGTACGGGGTGGCGCGGCTGGTGCTGGCCAACGAGGCCAGAGGCCGTCGACGGTGGCGGGAGTTGACGCTGCGCGTCGCGGCGGAGCCGAATCAGTCGGTGGCGGTGGATCACGCGGACGAGGTGATCAGCCAGCGTGACGTCGCGGTGGCGTTTGATCAGGTTTCGGAGGCCGATCGGGAGGTCCTTCGGCTGGTCGCCTGGGAGCGTCTGACCGTCGCCGAGGCGGCGGTCGTTCTCGGGTGCTCGCGGGCGACGTTCGCGATGCGGCTGATGCGCGCCCGCCGCCGGCTTCGGACGCGACTGGGTGTGGTCGGTGTCGAGGCGGGGCAGGCGCCGCAGACGGCGCCGTCGATGTCGAATGGGGGGCGATGA
- a CDS encoding recombinase family protein, with protein MTGTLEPTELLAAEPAVLTNIRIGYARVSTGGQKLERQLDALTTAGCRRIFAEKQSGRDTDRPELVACLNFMHPGDTLVVPSLDRLSRSLQDLIATVGDLRRRGIGFTSLHENLDTTTPGGRLVFHVFAALAEFIRELIVAGTREGLAAARARGRVGGRPSVITPEIIRAARDMLPNPDASVTAIARLLGVSPGTLYNHIPDLRELRAAGRARHQLPPAPPREQH; from the coding sequence ATGACGGGCACGCTGGAACCCACCGAACTGCTCGCCGCCGAACCGGCGGTGCTCACCAACATCCGCATCGGCTACGCCCGAGTCTCCACCGGCGGGCAGAAGCTCGAACGCCAGCTCGACGCGCTCACCACCGCCGGGTGCCGGCGAATCTTCGCCGAGAAACAGTCCGGCCGCGACACCGACCGGCCCGAGCTCGTCGCCTGTCTGAACTTCATGCACCCCGGCGACACCCTCGTCGTGCCATCCCTGGACCGGCTGTCCCGCTCCCTGCAAGACCTGATCGCCACGGTCGGGGACCTACGCCGCCGCGGCATCGGATTCACCTCGCTGCACGAAAACCTCGACACCACCACGCCCGGCGGCAGACTGGTCTTCCACGTCTTCGCCGCCCTCGCCGAGTTCATCCGCGAGCTGATCGTCGCCGGCACCCGCGAGGGCCTGGCCGCCGCCCGCGCCCGCGGACGCGTCGGCGGGCGCCCCAGCGTCATCACACCCGAGATCATCCGCGCCGCCCGAGACATGCTGCCCAACCCCGACGCAAGCGTCACCGCCATCGCCCGGCTACTCGGCGTCAGCCCCGGCACCCTCTACAACCACATCCCCGACCTGCGCGAGCTGCGCGCCGCCGGCCGAGCCCGTCACCAACTCCCGCCCGCGCCACCCCGTGAGCAGCATTGA
- a CDS encoding tyrosine-type recombinase/integrase — MFTAMLDGWRNQQLARNLSFGTVENRQRAVRAFATHAQALPWRWTPQLVDEWCTDLRAVRRVRRSTLRGYQEAVRTFCAYLTDPAYGWISECEKRFGTHPVQVVHEWNAAVHVAAAEGDPAKRAFTLDEMQALLDYADEQVTRIRAAGRKGWLPAFRDATLFKVAYGYGLRRNETRMLDVADFGRNPHADEFGEYGVLYVRHGKAMKGSPPKRRSVLTVWGWVPEILAEWIDEIRPLLAVDGNPALWPSERASRVGLAQINARLSAYRDALGLGAGLDFHSLRRSYVTHLIEAGWDPLFVQQQVGHEHASTTAIYTCVSSDFRTRTLRQALDATMDAALRPSRRAQ; from the coding sequence GTGTTCACGGCGATGCTTGACGGCTGGCGTAACCAGCAGCTCGCGCGGAACCTGTCGTTCGGCACCGTGGAGAACCGACAGCGGGCGGTGCGGGCGTTCGCCACGCACGCACAGGCGTTGCCCTGGCGGTGGACTCCGCAGTTGGTCGACGAGTGGTGCACCGACCTGCGGGCCGTGCGTCGGGTGCGCCGCTCGACGCTGCGCGGCTACCAAGAGGCGGTCCGCACGTTCTGCGCGTACCTCACTGACCCGGCCTACGGCTGGATCAGTGAGTGCGAGAAGCGGTTCGGCACGCATCCGGTGCAGGTGGTCCACGAGTGGAACGCCGCTGTTCACGTCGCGGCGGCCGAGGGTGATCCGGCCAAGCGGGCGTTCACGCTCGACGAGATGCAGGCGCTGCTGGACTACGCCGACGAGCAGGTCACCCGGATCCGGGCGGCGGGGCGTAAGGGCTGGCTGCCGGCCTTTCGCGACGCCACCCTGTTCAAGGTCGCCTACGGGTACGGGCTGCGGCGCAACGAGACCCGGATGCTTGACGTCGCCGACTTCGGCCGCAACCCGCACGCCGACGAGTTCGGTGAGTACGGCGTGCTCTACGTGCGGCACGGCAAGGCGATGAAGGGCTCGCCGCCGAAGCGGCGCAGCGTGCTGACCGTCTGGGGCTGGGTGCCGGAGATCCTCGCCGAGTGGATCGACGAGATCCGGCCGCTGCTGGCGGTCGACGGCAACCCGGCGCTGTGGCCCTCGGAACGGGCCTCGCGGGTCGGGCTGGCGCAGATCAACGCACGGCTGTCGGCCTACCGCGACGCTCTCGGCCTGGGCGCCGGGCTGGACTTCCACTCGCTGCGCCGCTCCTACGTCACTCATTTGATCGAGGCCGGCTGGGACCCGCTGTTCGTGCAGCAGCAGGTCGGCCACGAACACGCCTCCACCACGGCGATCTACACCTGCGTGTCGTCGGACTTCCGCACCCGCACGCTGCGGCAGGCTCTCGACGCGACCATGGACGCGGCACTACGACCGTCCCGGAGGGCGCAATGA
- a CDS encoding helix-turn-helix domain-containing protein, whose amino-acid sequence MSMKRQVSYRWRLREMMAARGVFTATELVPLLHERGIDLSASQVHRLVTGTPERLSLPVLAALCDILEVTPADLVVTSAANVAPRKAVAGDAPAPAPVDLATVRPRRARVRPD is encoded by the coding sequence ATGAGCATGAAACGCCAGGTCAGCTACCGGTGGCGGCTGCGGGAGATGATGGCTGCCCGCGGCGTGTTCACCGCCACCGAGCTGGTCCCTCTGCTGCACGAACGTGGCATCGACCTGTCCGCCTCCCAGGTCCACCGCCTCGTGACCGGCACCCCGGAGCGGCTATCGCTGCCGGTGCTGGCCGCGTTGTGCGACATCCTGGAGGTCACCCCCGCCGATCTGGTCGTCACGTCGGCAGCCAACGTCGCGCCGCGCAAGGCCGTCGCCGGCGACGCACCGGCACCGGCACCGGTGGACCTGGCCACGGTCCGGCCCCGGCGGGCCCGCGTGCGACCGGACTGA
- a CDS encoding GNAT family N-acetyltransferase — protein MATSSGGITLAAGVKEASLFSGRTITETAERGAGVPRPALTPVTTATPELVELINADRMPGQPACTLAMVQAAIDGTSPVDSAWWAELADLRTEVLPGADGTPAGAIAYARRPRDGAGVILWLHAREVPAVVRALLDHALVELAGCPTVEAFTFATALGLGLEALPVRHRPATHSALTDLGFAGSDLWRYMCRDLPAAGLPTCAYRTRRDEDRRVLEVERDGKVIAEATIGDPVDGVGVLWWIGVEPVARGDGLGLRMLGAALAELAASGAQQVILYVDDDAPDDDPERSRAAANAMYERAGFAEVDRLWSYQLTR, from the coding sequence GTGGCCACATCGTCCGGCGGGATCACCCTCGCCGCAGGCGTCAAGGAGGCATCATTGTTTAGTGGCAGAACCATCACCGAGACCGCTGAGCGTGGAGCTGGCGTGCCACGGCCGGCGTTGACCCCGGTTACCACCGCCACCCCGGAACTGGTCGAGCTGATCAACGCCGACCGGATGCCCGGCCAGCCGGCCTGCACGCTGGCCATGGTGCAGGCCGCGATCGATGGCACCTCACCGGTGGACTCGGCGTGGTGGGCGGAGCTGGCCGACCTGCGCACCGAGGTGCTGCCCGGCGCCGACGGCACGCCGGCTGGTGCTATCGCCTACGCCCGCCGCCCGCGCGACGGCGCCGGGGTGATCCTGTGGCTGCACGCCCGGGAGGTCCCCGCCGTCGTGCGGGCGCTGCTCGACCACGCCCTGGTCGAGCTGGCCGGCTGCCCGACGGTGGAGGCGTTCACCTTCGCCACCGCGTTGGGCCTGGGCTTGGAGGCCCTGCCGGTGCGGCACCGCCCGGCCACCCACTCCGCTTTGACCGACCTCGGTTTCGCCGGCAGTGACCTATGGCGGTACATGTGCCGGGACCTGCCCGCCGCCGGGCTGCCGACGTGCGCGTACCGGACCCGCCGCGACGAGGACCGCCGCGTTCTGGAGGTCGAGCGCGACGGGAAAGTCATCGCGGAGGCCACCATCGGTGACCCGGTCGACGGGGTCGGCGTGCTGTGGTGGATCGGCGTCGAGCCAGTTGCTCGCGGCGACGGTCTCGGGTTGCGGATGCTCGGGGCCGCCTTGGCCGAGCTGGCCGCGTCCGGTGCCCAGCAGGTGATCCTCTATGTTGACGACGACGCGCCGGACGACGACCCGGAGCGGTCCCGGGCTGCCGCGAACGCCATGTACGAGCGGGCCGGCTTCGCCGAGGTGGACCGGCTGTGGTCCTACCAGCTCACCCGCTGA
- a CDS encoding asparagine synthase-related protein — MSLKQVARLFTGVGVTGEFPPGSWWEGVDLVWPAPTAGHAGRHLGEVFDRVVAEMCGDAEVVGVNFSGGLDSLAVLAAVCRLVPARRVVAFTVDLAADDGASTAAAAGALVAGFGLPVDLVVVEPDGAGPVPPWSPLGPRFDALPHVNARVNAAAVEAGCGVLLSGNGADELLAAGSFAAAEVAARWGARGARRYLADLADTAAGWPGEVAAVAARMLPAGWSARAYWAANWPGLCRPTVSPVLASRHVEAALGWAAGWVRGQVADHARARRSWAQADRIDTFWPRGFCPAAGGVPEGSPFLHPDLVAAGLAVPVALRYDPRPAHAYHRIKPLVVGLFPGGLKDRLPVRKRYYATALSSAVAGPLAAPVCVEAGLLDAAAVASCDQADGGGGGVLARRGGGSRAPALALFSVRKLRASLLSG; from the coding sequence GTGTCGTTGAAGCAGGTGGCCCGGCTGTTCACCGGCGTCGGCGTGACGGGGGAGTTCCCGCCGGGCAGCTGGTGGGAGGGTGTGGACCTGGTGTGGCCCGCGCCGACAGCCGGCCACGCCGGCCGACACCTGGGCGAGGTGTTCGACCGGGTGGTAGCGGAGATGTGCGGGGACGCCGAGGTGGTCGGGGTGAACTTCTCCGGCGGGCTGGACTCCCTGGCGGTGCTGGCGGCGGTGTGCAGGCTGGTCCCGGCGCGGCGGGTGGTGGCGTTCACCGTGGACCTAGCGGCCGACGACGGTGCCAGCACCGCCGCGGCGGCCGGCGCGCTGGTGGCCGGTTTCGGTCTGCCCGTCGACCTTGTGGTTGTCGAGCCTGATGGGGCCGGACCGGTGCCGCCGTGGTCGCCGCTCGGCCCTCGATTCGACGCGCTACCGCACGTCAACGCCCGGGTCAACGCTGCTGCGGTGGAGGCTGGCTGTGGGGTGCTGCTGTCGGGCAACGGCGCGGACGAACTGCTGGCTGCTGGGTCGTTCGCGGCGGCCGAAGTGGCGGCCCGGTGGGGTGCGCGGGGTGCCCGCCGGTATCTGGCGGACCTGGCCGACACCGCAGCCGGGTGGCCCGGGGAGGTGGCGGCGGTCGCAGCCCGAATGCTGCCGGCCGGCTGGTCAGCGCGGGCGTACTGGGCGGCGAACTGGCCAGGGTTGTGCCGGCCGACCGTGTCACCGGTGCTGGCGTCCCGCCACGTTGAGGCTGCACTGGGTTGGGCGGCAGGCTGGGTGCGTGGCCAGGTCGCCGATCATGCGCGGGCGCGTCGGTCGTGGGCGCAGGCCGACAGGATCGACACCTTCTGGCCGCGTGGGTTCTGCCCGGCGGCAGGCGGCGTACCCGAGGGGTCGCCGTTCCTTCATCCGGATCTGGTCGCCGCCGGTCTGGCAGTGCCGGTCGCCCTGCGCTACGACCCGCGCCCTGCGCACGCCTACCACCGGATCAAGCCCCTGGTCGTCGGCCTGTTCCCGGGCGGACTAAAGGACCGTCTGCCGGTCCGGAAGCGGTACTACGCGACCGCGCTGTCCAGCGCGGTCGCGGGCCCGCTGGCCGCCCCGGTGTGCGTGGAGGCCGGGCTCTTGGACGCCGCCGCGGTCGCGTCCTGCGACCAAGCTGATGGTGGCGGCGGTGGAGTCCTGGCTCGCCGGGGCGGCGGCTCGCGGGCACCTGCTCTAGCGTTGTTTTCGGTCCGGAAACTACGGGCGAGCCTGCTCAGCGGGTGA
- a CDS encoding DUF4145 domain-containing protein yields the protein MVIEAAYTDGRSVRYKPLHWWPVPGAAHLDPAVPENVAGAYDEGVRCLAVQAPRAAAVMFRSMLAFIVADKGSEQARQKRGLKARLEQMAREGTLHPSLASWAATIKDLGNGGAHPDELPEPTQAEAEEMGRLCRRVIDLVYETDARIQRARNPEPSPPEQPYEPPARSGGDFSMGSVGR from the coding sequence ATGGTGATCGAGGCGGCCTACACCGACGGCCGCTCGGTGCGCTACAAGCCTTTGCACTGGTGGCCCGTGCCGGGCGCTGCCCATCTCGACCCTGCTGTGCCCGAGAATGTGGCTGGAGCCTACGACGAGGGCGTCCGGTGTCTCGCTGTCCAGGCTCCCCGAGCCGCGGCAGTGATGTTCCGCTCCATGTTGGCCTTCATCGTGGCCGACAAGGGCAGCGAGCAGGCCAGGCAGAAGCGAGGTTTGAAGGCACGCCTGGAGCAGATGGCAAGGGAGGGAACCCTTCACCCGAGCTTGGCGAGCTGGGCCGCCACGATCAAGGATCTCGGCAACGGTGGGGCACACCCCGATGAACTGCCTGAGCCGACTCAGGCTGAAGCCGAGGAAATGGGACGGCTGTGCCGAAGAGTGATCGATCTGGTTTACGAGACCGACGCGCGAATTCAGAGGGCCAGGAACCCAGAGCCCTCGCCACCCGAGCAGCCATACGAGCCGCCCGCGCGTTCGGGTGGGGATTTCTCCATGGGGTCCGTCGGCCGGTGA
- a CDS encoding SulP family inorganic anion transporter, with translation MTVAVVALPLALAFGVTSGLGAAAGLVTAVVAGAVAAVFGGSDVQVSGPTGAMTVVLVPVAQGYGARGVLMVGASSSATKCRSGTAGKPCT, from the coding sequence GTGACGGTGGCGGTGGTGGCGTTGCCGTTGGCGTTGGCGTTCGGGGTGACCTCGGGGTTGGGTGCGGCTGCGGGGTTGGTCACGGCGGTGGTGGCTGGTGCGGTGGCGGCGGTGTTCGGTGGGTCGGACGTGCAGGTGTCCGGGCCGACCGGGGCGATGACGGTGGTGTTGGTGCCGGTCGCCCAGGGGTACGGGGCCCGGGGTGTGCTGATGGTGGGCGCTTCATCGTCGGCGACCAAGTGCCGCTCGGGGACCGCAGGGAAGCCGTGCACCTAA
- a CDS encoding ArsR/SmtB family transcription factor, with protein MSVPLYQAKAELFRTLGHPVRIRVLELLQDGPKPVRDLLAAIEVEASNLSQQLAVLRRAGMVTSQRDGALVVYALSTPDVADLLAVGRRILGAVLTDRDGLLVELRGDGRDR; from the coding sequence GTGTCGGTGCCGCTGTACCAGGCGAAGGCGGAGCTGTTCCGGACGTTGGGGCATCCGGTGCGGATCCGGGTGTTGGAGCTGCTGCAGGACGGTCCCAAGCCGGTGCGGGATCTGCTGGCGGCCATCGAGGTGGAGGCGTCGAATCTGTCGCAGCAGCTCGCGGTGCTGCGTCGGGCCGGGATGGTGACGTCGCAGCGCGACGGTGCTCTTGTGGTGTACGCGCTGAGCACTCCGGACGTGGCGGACCTGCTGGCGGTTGGTCGGCGGATCCTGGGGGCGGTGCTCACCGACCGGGACGGTCTGCTGGTGGAGTTGCGCGGCGACGGGCGCGATCGGTGA
- a CDS encoding tyrosine-type recombinase/integrase: protein MHDKVDYRVPVLIEEFLIARATRKPSPHTLQAYRRDLVGVGRLAAERATPPLPLDALPVTALSPRLLRAAFAAFAAPRAAASVHRAWSTWNNFFTFLVAEGVVPGNPMPAVDRPRAPLPQPKPLRGEDTPERLLDAVARAAGRQHDPWPERDLAVVALALCTGLRLSELLALRVGSVAGRPGERRVDVAGKGGRPRVVPVEPELDEVLVAYLESRVRRFGARSVRPDSALLVDRRGEPLRRGGLQYLVDSCYRRAGIADRVPRGARLHALRHTFATRLAEDGASAAEIMRLLGHASLASSQTYIEVTAGQQRAAVRSNRTHRVLVGLVSVE from the coding sequence ATGCATGACAAAGTGGACTATCGGGTTCCGGTGCTGATCGAGGAGTTCCTGATCGCCCGGGCGACCCGGAAGCCGTCGCCGCACACGCTCCAGGCGTACCGCCGGGATCTGGTGGGGGTCGGCCGACTGGCCGCGGAACGCGCCACCCCTCCCCTACCCCTGGACGCCCTGCCGGTCACCGCCCTCTCCCCCCGGCTGCTGCGCGCGGCGTTCGCCGCGTTCGCCGCTCCCCGCGCGGCAGCGTCGGTGCATCGCGCGTGGTCCACCTGGAACAACTTCTTCACGTTCCTGGTCGCCGAGGGTGTGGTGCCGGGCAACCCGATGCCGGCGGTGGACCGGCCCCGGGCTCCGCTCCCCCAGCCGAAGCCGTTGCGCGGCGAGGACACCCCGGAGCGGTTGCTCGACGCGGTGGCCCGCGCTGCGGGCCGGCAGCACGATCCGTGGCCGGAGCGGGATCTGGCGGTGGTGGCGCTGGCGCTGTGTACGGGGTTGCGGTTGTCGGAGTTGCTGGCGTTGCGGGTCGGGTCGGTCGCGGGTCGTCCGGGTGAGCGTCGGGTGGATGTGGCGGGCAAGGGCGGTCGTCCGAGGGTGGTGCCGGTGGAGCCGGAGTTGGACGAGGTGCTGGTGGCGTATCTGGAGAGTCGGGTGCGGCGGTTCGGGGCGCGTTCGGTGCGGCCGGATTCGGCGTTGCTGGTGGATCGGCGGGGTGAGCCGTTGCGGCGAGGTGGTCTGCAGTATCTGGTGGATTCGTGCTATCGGCGGGCGGGGATCGCGGATCGGGTGCCGCGGGGTGCGCGGTTGCACGCGTTGCGGCACACGTTCGCGACGCGGCTGGCCGAGGACGGGGCGAGTGCTGCGGAGATCATGCGGTTGCTGGGGCATGCGTCGTTGGCGTCGTCGCAGACGTACATCGAGGTGACGGCGGGTCAGCAGCGGGCGGCGGTGCGGTCGAATCGTACGCATCGGGTGTTGGTGGGGTTGGTGTCGGTGGAGTGA
- a CDS encoding GNAT family N-acetyltransferase yields the protein MTGRIPPTSPAEGSAHVIGFDTALLQEITMRREHGADHQYTGCAPHPQKDKETNPTMTPSWTTRPESAGDVAAVRDINLAAFPSPHEADLVEALRSDPQAWLSGLSWLAEAPGGELAGYALLARCHVGDSPALALGPCAVRPEHQRRGAGSAAIRAALEAARRQGENLVLVLGHAEYYPRFGFSPASGFGIRPQFDIEDKYMMTLGLDPEQPVPSGVIRYPAAFGV from the coding sequence ATGACCGGCCGTATCCCACCGACCTCCCCGGCCGAAGGATCCGCGCACGTCATCGGCTTCGACACCGCCCTTTTGCAAGAGATCACCATGCGCCGCGAGCACGGCGCGGACCACCAATACACCGGCTGTGCCCCGCATCCGCAGAAGGACAAGGAGACGAACCCGACCATGACCCCTTCCTGGACCACCCGTCCCGAGAGCGCCGGCGACGTCGCCGCCGTCCGCGACATCAACCTTGCCGCCTTCCCCAGCCCGCACGAGGCTGACCTCGTCGAGGCGCTGCGGTCCGACCCGCAGGCGTGGCTGTCCGGTCTGTCCTGGCTGGCCGAGGCCCCCGGCGGCGAGCTCGCCGGATACGCGCTGCTCGCCCGCTGCCACGTCGGCGACTCACCCGCCCTCGCCCTGGGCCCCTGCGCCGTCCGGCCCGAACATCAGCGGCGGGGCGCCGGTTCCGCCGCCATCCGCGCCGCTCTGGAGGCCGCCCGTCGGCAGGGCGAGAATCTGGTGCTCGTGCTCGGCCACGCCGAGTACTACCCGCGCTTCGGCTTCAGCCCGGCCTCCGGATTCGGCATCCGCCCGCAGTTCGACATCGAGGACAAGTACATGATGACCCTCGGCCTCGACCCTGAACAGCCGGTCCCGAGCGGCGTCATCCGCTACCCGGCGGCGTTCGGCGTCTGA
- the rsgA gene encoding GTPase RsgA, whose amino-acid sequence MGAGKSTLGNTLLGEELLATGTVREQDGKGRHITVRRELLPLPGGGGLIDTPGLRGISLPDAADGLEQVFAEIEELAAYCRFGDCSHDTEPGCAVQAAIEAGELPERRLRSYHKLQRENAWAASRTDARLREEHVNRQKAITSHLRATYRFRDQQP is encoded by the coding sequence CTGGGCGCGGGCAAGTCCACCCTCGGCAACACCTTGCTCGGCGAGGAACTACTGGCCACCGGCACGGTACGAGAGCAGGATGGCAAGGGCCGCCACATCACCGTCCGCCGCGAACTCCTCCCCCTGCCTGGCGGCGGGGGCCTCATCGACACGCCCGGCCTGCGCGGGATCAGCCTGCCCGATGCCGCCGACGGCCTGGAGCAGGTCTTCGCCGAAATCGAGGAACTCGCCGCGTATTGCCGCTTCGGCGACTGCTCCCACGACACCGAGCCAGGATGTGCGGTGCAGGCCGCCATAGAGGCGGGTGAACTGCCCGAACGTCGCCTGCGCAGCTACCACAAGCTGCAACGGGAGAACGCGTGGGCGGCCTCACGTACCGATGCCCGGCTGCGCGAAGAGCACGTCAACCGGCAGAAGGCCATCACCAGTCACCTGCGCGCCACCTACAGGTTCCGGGACCAGCAGCCATGA